A genomic segment from Armatimonadota bacterium encodes:
- a CDS encoding aldehyde dehydrogenase family protein has product MMTQSNYIGGVWVPGSGDSTFDNRNPADHARVLHRFPDSTSADADSAVRAALAAQVGWSERTAPQRADFLMRASRILEDRTEEIARGLSDEEGKTLPEARGETSRAVSLLRYYAGACWLAEGEVIPSSTPGALLYTRRLPLGVCALITPWNFPIAIPVWKAAPALAFGNCVVLKPSEHASGTALRLAQVFHDAGLPAGVFNVLFGTHTAGEALVAHAEVKGISFTGSAATGKKVALAAVERGARYQLEMGGKNGLLVMADADLSRAAALTLSGAFRSAGEKCTATSRCIVHEGIYDEFCAVLLRGVGELRTGPAEDEDCVMGPLISQEALERVEAFVGRALHDGAELLCGGSRLTGDPFDRGWYFAPTILSGVRPEMEIAQDEVFGPVLCLMRCTDDSAMTLLNGTKFGLSASIVTQSLKRAMEFAASADVGMVKINGETAGVELQAPFGGVKGSSSFSREQGSAAREFYTQLQTVSVEA; this is encoded by the coding sequence ATGATGACCCAGAGTAACTATATCGGCGGAGTTTGGGTACCTGGTTCCGGCGACAGCACGTTCGACAATCGCAATCCTGCTGATCACGCCCGCGTACTGCACCGGTTTCCCGACTCCACCAGCGCCGACGCAGACTCAGCGGTGCGTGCGGCGCTGGCCGCGCAAGTCGGCTGGTCGGAACGGACCGCACCACAGCGTGCGGACTTCCTCATGCGCGCTTCGCGCATTCTGGAGGATCGCACCGAAGAGATCGCTCGGGGGCTTTCCGACGAGGAGGGTAAAACGCTTCCGGAGGCACGCGGCGAGACGTCCCGTGCCGTAAGCCTGTTGCGCTACTACGCCGGCGCCTGCTGGCTGGCCGAGGGCGAGGTTATTCCGTCCTCGACGCCAGGCGCGCTCCTCTACACACGCCGACTACCGCTGGGCGTTTGCGCGCTGATCACTCCATGGAACTTTCCGATCGCGATACCAGTTTGGAAGGCAGCGCCGGCCCTGGCGTTCGGGAACTGCGTCGTCCTAAAGCCGTCGGAGCATGCTTCCGGCACTGCGCTTCGGCTGGCGCAGGTGTTTCACGACGCCGGCCTGCCTGCCGGCGTGTTCAACGTGCTGTTCGGCACGCATACTGCTGGAGAAGCGCTGGTGGCCCACGCGGAGGTGAAAGGCATTTCGTTCACCGGCTCGGCCGCCACCGGAAAGAAAGTTGCGCTCGCCGCGGTGGAGCGTGGCGCTCGCTACCAATTGGAGATGGGTGGCAAAAACGGTTTGTTGGTGATGGCCGATGCCGATCTCAGCCGAGCGGCCGCTCTGACGCTCAGCGGCGCTTTTCGATCTGCAGGCGAAAAATGTACGGCAACATCGCGCTGTATCGTCCATGAGGGTATTTACGATGAATTCTGCGCGGTTCTGTTGCGCGGCGTAGGTGAGTTGCGGACAGGCCCCGCAGAGGACGAAGACTGCGTAATGGGTCCGTTGATATCACAGGAGGCCCTTGAGCGTGTCGAGGCGTTCGTAGGGCGCGCACTCCACGACGGCGCAGAACTGCTTTGTGGAGGGAGCCGCCTCACGGGCGATCCATTCGACAGGGGCTGGTACTTCGCACCGACCATCCTTTCCGGCGTGCGCCCGGAGATGGAGATTGCTCAGGATGAGGTGTTCGGACCGGTGCTTTGCTTGATGCGCTGTACCGATGACTCGGCGATGACGCTGCTGAACGGCACAAAGTTCGGGCTATCTGCTTCGATCGTTACACAGAGTCTGAAGCGCGCCATGGAATTTGCAGCGAGCGCCGATGTGGGCATGGTAAAGATCAATGGTGAGACCGCAGGCGTTGAACTGCAGGCGCCATTCGGTGGCGTCAAGGGCAGCAGCAGCTTCAGCCGCGAGCAAGGATCTGCCGCTCGCGAGTTCTACACGCAGTTACAGACGGTTTCGGTAGAGGCGTAA
- the pepF gene encoding oligoendopeptidase F, which translates to MAHDLPERNTIDRGATWHAESVFASPDDWDAAFSLLDARLADCAGFRGTLSADPARLLQWFAFHDAVNDELRALFVYALMSYSVDSLDEAARARYMRCMSLSSRASAATAFAVPEMLQIEPATVERWIAESSALATYRHYFSNLARQRPHTRSAEVEALLGDVADPFRTAAGIHGVLANTDITFRPARDSACTDHAVAHGSIGSLLSSNDRTLRKSAYEAYADGHRQMQHGMAACAAAGFKQNVFLARARGYGSALEAALAPENLPLSVFHTLIETFREHLPLWHRYWEVCRKALGVESLRLYDVRAPLGGAPPTVPYSQAVEWICAGLAPLGEDYVQRLRLGATTDRWVDIYPNRGKRLGAFSCGSRTTSPFIMMSYGDDVFGMSTLAHELGHSMHSLLSCRTQPAVYSRYSMFAAETASNFNQAMVRRWLLAQSPDRDLELALLAEAFSNFHRYMLVMPTLARLELEMHQRAEAGDAITADVLNSRTLALFAEAWGPEVQVDAERCGITWAEFSTHIYSNFYVFQYATGISAAHALAESVSNGGAKERDAYLEFLNAGGSRYPIDALRRAGVDMESPEPVRAAFRVLERMIDRVEQLTRPATASA; encoded by the coding sequence TTGGCACACGATTTACCCGAACGAAATACGATCGACCGCGGCGCCACCTGGCACGCGGAGAGCGTTTTCGCGTCGCCGGACGACTGGGATGCTGCATTTTCCCTGTTGGATGCTCGTTTGGCTGATTGCGCGGGTTTCCGCGGCACGCTGTCGGCGGATCCCGCGAGACTGCTGCAGTGGTTTGCATTTCACGACGCCGTCAACGACGAGCTGCGCGCGCTGTTTGTCTATGCGCTGATGTCCTACTCCGTGGACTCCCTGGATGAAGCTGCCAGAGCCCGATACATGCGGTGTATGTCGCTTTCCAGTCGTGCCTCAGCGGCTACGGCATTTGCTGTGCCCGAAATGCTGCAGATCGAGCCGGCCACCGTGGAGCGGTGGATAGCCGAATCCAGCGCACTTGCGACGTACCGGCACTACTTCTCGAACCTCGCCCGGCAGCGGCCTCACACGCGCTCTGCCGAAGTGGAGGCTCTCCTTGGCGACGTGGCCGACCCGTTTCGCACCGCTGCCGGAATCCATGGCGTGCTGGCCAACACCGATATCACGTTTCGCCCGGCTCGCGACTCGGCATGCACGGATCATGCCGTGGCACACGGCTCGATCGGAAGCCTGTTAAGCTCCAACGACCGGACGTTAAGGAAATCGGCATATGAAGCGTATGCCGACGGCCATCGGCAGATGCAACACGGAATGGCGGCGTGCGCAGCCGCAGGCTTCAAGCAGAACGTTTTTCTAGCCCGCGCACGTGGCTACGGCTCTGCGCTGGAAGCGGCGTTGGCGCCGGAGAACCTGCCGCTTTCGGTTTTCCACACACTTATCGAGACGTTTCGCGAGCATCTTCCACTGTGGCATCGGTACTGGGAGGTATGCCGTAAGGCGCTTGGAGTGGAGAGCCTCCGCCTGTACGACGTGCGGGCGCCGCTTGGCGGCGCCCCACCAACGGTGCCCTACTCTCAAGCTGTGGAGTGGATCTGCGCCGGACTGGCGCCCCTGGGTGAAGATTACGTCCAGCGCCTGCGCCTTGGCGCCACCACCGATCGCTGGGTGGATATCTACCCGAATCGCGGAAAGAGGCTGGGCGCGTTTTCATGTGGAAGCCGAACCACATCGCCATTCATTATGATGAGTTACGGCGACGACGTTTTTGGGATGAGCACGCTGGCGCACGAGCTTGGCCACTCGATGCACTCGCTGCTTTCCTGCCGAACTCAGCCGGCAGTCTACAGCCGGTATTCGATGTTTGCTGCCGAAACGGCCTCCAACTTCAACCAGGCCATGGTGCGGCGGTGGCTGCTTGCACAGAGTCCCGACCGTGACCTGGAGTTGGCCCTACTTGCCGAAGCCTTCTCAAACTTTCACCGTTACATGCTCGTGATGCCCACGCTGGCACGGCTGGAACTGGAGATGCACCAGCGCGCCGAAGCCGGTGATGCCATAACGGCCGACGTACTGAACAGCCGCACTTTGGCCCTGTTCGCCGAGGCATGGGGTCCGGAGGTACAGGTTGACGCTGAGCGCTGCGGCATTACCTGGGCGGAGTTCTCCACACACATCTATTCCAACTTCTACGTGTTTCAGTATGCCACCGGCATCTCTGCCGCGCACGCACTGGCAGAATCGGTCAGCAACGGCGGCGCGAAGGAGCGTGATGCCTACCTGGAGTTTTTGAATGCCGGTGGCTCGCGATACCCCATCGACGCCCTTCGGCGAGCCGGCGTCGACATGGAGAGCCCGGAACCCGTTCGTGCCGCGTTCCGTGTTCTGGAGCGGATGATCGATCGCGTGGAGCAATTGACACGTCCAGCGACGGCAAGCGCATGA
- a CDS encoding DUF885 family protein has product MSDEAELPFDPNQAPSRLAHVVTCYAQDSQTLARKYPTPFAHDRVEAFQAHTARWTCALETLDPRQLQYGDRADLLLLKTRIAGDASNLQREVRRFAQLENWLPFAAELFALESLRCREYVADARSSAAMLDSAAEIAESTVQRVTQSLDTCQSDNIPTVSLAASLVSAIESLKGMLDDWRSFFEPFDPAFDWWMDRPYRRLDAALDAYVALLRDRVLTTQGRKAIAGEPEGVAAIVDALQRDQIPYSPEELQAAAQREKAWCLEELRLASREMGCGDNWRAALERVKERHAAPGGQPALVRDLAREAVSFIEERNLVTIPHLARTGWRMEMLSAEAQLVSPFFLGGPLIMVSFPTKSMEHQNKLMSLRGNNRHFARATVQHELIPGHHLQSYYESRFHPWRRLFHTPFWTEGWTMHWEMLLWELGFAQSPEDRIGMLFWRLHRCVRVAFSLGFQLGELSTEQCVEMLVAEVGHERANAEAEVRRSFGGEYDILYQCAYLIGGLQVHALYREMTAEHGMTPLAFHDAFLKENCMPIATLRALMLGEPFGTSGPAEWRFLPD; this is encoded by the coding sequence GCGCCGTCGCGGTTAGCGCACGTTGTAACCTGCTATGCGCAGGACTCGCAAACGCTGGCGCGCAAGTATCCGACCCCGTTCGCTCACGATCGCGTGGAAGCATTCCAGGCCCACACAGCACGCTGGACCTGCGCACTGGAAACACTGGATCCCCGGCAGCTTCAGTACGGAGACCGGGCGGACTTGCTGCTCCTGAAAACGCGGATTGCTGGTGATGCGAGCAACCTTCAGCGCGAGGTGAGGCGGTTCGCGCAGTTGGAAAACTGGCTTCCATTTGCCGCCGAGTTATTCGCGCTGGAGTCGCTAAGGTGCCGCGAGTATGTGGCAGATGCCCGCTCCAGCGCGGCGATGCTGGATTCAGCGGCCGAGATAGCCGAATCCACCGTACAGCGCGTAACGCAGAGCCTCGACACCTGTCAGTCAGACAACATCCCCACCGTGAGCCTCGCAGCGAGCCTGGTATCGGCGATCGAGTCCCTGAAGGGCATGCTTGACGACTGGCGCTCGTTCTTTGAGCCTTTCGACCCTGCCTTTGACTGGTGGATGGACCGGCCTTACCGGCGGCTGGACGCAGCCCTCGACGCCTACGTCGCACTCCTTCGCGACCGGGTGCTTACGACCCAGGGACGCAAGGCGATCGCCGGTGAGCCCGAAGGCGTGGCAGCCATTGTGGACGCGCTCCAGCGGGACCAGATACCGTACTCGCCCGAAGAACTGCAGGCTGCGGCACAACGCGAGAAAGCCTGGTGTCTTGAAGAGCTGCGTCTCGCATCCCGTGAAATGGGCTGTGGGGATAACTGGCGAGCAGCGCTGGAGCGAGTGAAAGAGCGCCACGCGGCGCCTGGTGGGCAGCCGGCGCTCGTGCGTGACCTTGCTCGCGAGGCCGTGAGCTTTATCGAAGAGCGCAACCTGGTTACCATTCCCCATTTGGCCAGGACCGGCTGGCGGATGGAGATGCTCTCCGCCGAAGCTCAACTCGTGAGTCCGTTCTTCCTCGGTGGACCACTAATCATGGTATCTTTTCCGACCAAATCGATGGAGCACCAGAACAAACTGATGAGCCTCCGCGGCAACAACCGGCACTTTGCACGCGCTACGGTCCAACACGAACTCATCCCAGGTCATCACCTGCAAAGCTATTACGAGTCGCGCTTTCATCCCTGGCGGCGCCTGTTTCATACCCCGTTCTGGACGGAAGGCTGGACGATGCACTGGGAGATGCTGCTCTGGGAGCTTGGGTTCGCACAGTCTCCCGAGGACCGGATCGGAATGCTCTTCTGGCGCCTTCACCGGTGCGTTCGTGTTGCCTTCTCACTCGGCTTTCAGCTGGGAGAACTCTCCACCGAGCAGTGTGTGGAGATGCTGGTGGCTGAAGTTGGTCACGAGCGGGCCAATGCAGAGGCGGAAGTGCGGCGCTCTTTCGGCGGTGAGTACGACATTCTGTACCAGTGTGCATATTTGATCGGCGGATTGCAGGTGCATGCGCTGTACAGAGAAATGACGGCAGAGCATGGTATGACGCCGTTGGCGTTTCACGACGCGTTCCTGAAGGAGAACTGCATGCCGATCGCTACTTTGCGAGCGCTGATGCTCGGCGAGCCGTTCGGTACTTCCGGCCCGGCCGAGTGGAGGTTTCTGCCCGATTAG